A single genomic interval of uncultured Desulfobulbus sp. harbors:
- the nifJ gene encoding pyruvate:ferredoxin (flavodoxin) oxidoreductase, which translates to MSRKMVTIDGNQACTHVAYATAEVITIYPITPSSPMAAEADAKATAKQENIWGSIPVISQMQSEAGVAGSIHGSLGAGALCTTFTASQGLLLLTPNMYKIAGELLPTVFHVTARAIACQGLSIFGDHGDVMAVRQTGWALLASQDVQEAQDLALIATASTLDSSIPFLHFFDGFRTSHEVMKIEQLTMDDMRAMIDESKVVEHRKRALSPDHPTIGGTAQNPDVYFTGRETVNKYYEAVPEIVQANMDKFAALTGRQYHLFDYLGAPDATDVVVVMGSGALTVASTVEHMVAEEGKKVGLVIVRLFRPFDPIAMVNALPPTVERITVLDRTKEPGSNGDPLYLDIRAAVTEAAEANPTMMIPVILNGRYGLGSAEFTPAMVKAVYDNMASLAPKKKFCVGPNDDLAFTSLKYDKSYNIEGTDVFRALFYGLGSDGTVGANKNTIKIIGTETDNSAQGYFVYDSKKSGSMTVSHLRFGKNQIVAPYLINKANFIACHNPAFLDTYDMLANLEPGGTFLLTTTFTKDEIWNHMPALVQKQLIEKKAKFYIIDAVKLGLALGLGARINMIMQTAFFVISNIISKDEAITAIKNAIKKTYGKKGDKIVNMNYSAVDGAIENIVEIAVPSTVNGHEMPPTVSAEAPEFVKTVTAKMMEGHGEDIPVSQFPNDGRWPTATTQWEKRNIAVQVSSWDAETCIQCGRCSLVCPHGCIRMKVATPEALAAAGADASFKTADAVGKEFKDMKFTMQISTSDCCGCTLCVTVCPARKKDADGNKTETRALSMVMNTEEIKEESLKNWKTFLALPEVDESLINVGTIKGSQFKRPLFEFSGACAGCGETPYIKLVTQLIGDRMLASNATGCSSIYSGNLPTTPYCKREDGRGPAWSNSLFEDNAEHGLGMRQAVDKLASQAVELLEIAVTDGLITKELADSLTSASQKDQAEIEAQRGRVAELKAALEGKTDVIATRLYYVADYLVKKSVWIIGGDGWAYDIGYGGVDHVLASGKNVNILVLDTEVYSNTGGQMSKSTPRAAVAQFAAGGKTMPKKNMGLIFSTFGTVYVARISIGANPQQAIKAIQEAEAYDGPSLIIAYAHCINHGINMAMGLEQQKKAVECGHWSLFRYNPALEAEGKNPMIIDSKEPTISFADYAMNENRYRMLKMANPEMADQLMAESQKDVDKSWKLLKGWAKALDAE; encoded by the coding sequence ATGTCGCGAAAAATGGTCACCATTGACGGAAACCAGGCTTGTACGCATGTTGCGTATGCCACAGCTGAAGTCATCACGATCTACCCCATTACCCCATCTTCCCCGATGGCTGCTGAAGCGGATGCCAAAGCCACCGCCAAACAAGAGAATATCTGGGGTTCCATCCCGGTCATCTCCCAGATGCAGTCTGAGGCTGGCGTTGCCGGCTCCATCCACGGCTCTCTCGGTGCCGGTGCCCTGTGTACCACCTTTACAGCCTCCCAGGGTCTTCTCCTCTTGACCCCGAATATGTACAAAATCGCCGGTGAGCTCCTGCCCACCGTTTTCCATGTCACCGCTCGCGCCATTGCCTGCCAGGGCCTGTCGATCTTCGGTGATCACGGCGACGTCATGGCCGTTCGCCAGACCGGTTGGGCTCTGCTGGCATCCCAGGACGTTCAGGAAGCCCAGGACCTGGCGCTGATCGCCACCGCTTCCACCCTGGATTCCTCCATCCCTTTCCTCCACTTCTTCGACGGTTTCCGTACCTCCCATGAGGTTATGAAGATCGAGCAGCTGACCATGGACGATATGCGTGCCATGATCGACGAGAGCAAGGTCGTTGAACATCGCAAACGGGCCCTGTCTCCTGATCATCCCACCATCGGTGGTACCGCGCAGAACCCCGACGTCTACTTTACCGGCCGCGAGACCGTGAACAAGTACTATGAGGCCGTTCCGGAAATCGTTCAGGCCAACATGGACAAATTCGCCGCCCTGACCGGTCGTCAGTACCATCTGTTTGATTACCTCGGTGCACCGGATGCAACCGATGTTGTCGTCGTCATGGGCTCCGGCGCCCTGACCGTTGCCTCCACCGTTGAGCACATGGTTGCCGAAGAGGGCAAAAAAGTTGGTCTGGTTATCGTCCGTCTGTTCCGCCCGTTCGATCCGATTGCCATGGTCAATGCCCTGCCGCCGACCGTCGAGCGCATCACTGTTCTCGATCGGACCAAAGAGCCGGGTTCCAACGGCGATCCGCTGTACCTCGACATCCGCGCCGCTGTGACCGAGGCTGCCGAAGCCAATCCCACCATGATGATCCCGGTCATCCTCAACGGACGTTACGGTCTGGGTTCAGCCGAATTCACCCCGGCCATGGTCAAGGCTGTCTATGACAACATGGCATCCTTGGCTCCGAAGAAAAAATTCTGTGTCGGCCCGAACGACGACCTGGCCTTCACCAGCCTCAAATACGACAAGTCCTACAACATCGAGGGAACCGACGTATTCCGTGCCCTGTTCTATGGTCTGGGTTCCGACGGTACCGTAGGTGCCAACAAGAACACCATCAAGATCATCGGCACCGAAACCGACAACTCCGCTCAGGGGTACTTCGTCTACGACTCCAAGAAGTCCGGTTCCATGACCGTATCGCATCTGCGCTTCGGCAAGAACCAGATCGTTGCCCCCTACCTGATCAACAAGGCCAACTTCATCGCCTGTCATAACCCGGCATTCCTCGACACCTATGACATGCTGGCCAACCTCGAGCCCGGCGGCACCTTCCTCCTGACCACCACCTTTACCAAGGACGAGATCTGGAACCACATGCCGGCCCTGGTTCAGAAACAGCTGATCGAGAAGAAAGCGAAATTCTACATCATCGATGCCGTCAAGCTGGGTCTGGCCCTGGGCCTGGGCGCACGCATCAACATGATCATGCAGACCGCCTTCTTCGTCATCTCCAACATCATCAGCAAGGACGAGGCGATCACCGCCATCAAGAATGCCATCAAGAAGACCTATGGCAAGAAGGGCGACAAGATCGTCAACATGAACTACAGTGCTGTTGACGGCGCCATCGAGAACATCGTTGAGATTGCCGTACCGAGCACCGTCAACGGCCATGAGATGCCGCCCACCGTCTCTGCCGAAGCTCCCGAGTTCGTCAAGACCGTTACCGCCAAGATGATGGAAGGTCATGGCGAGGACATCCCGGTTTCCCAGTTCCCGAACGACGGTCGTTGGCCCACCGCCACCACCCAGTGGGAAAAACGCAACATCGCGGTTCAGGTTTCCTCCTGGGATGCCGAAACCTGTATCCAGTGCGGTCGCTGCTCGCTCGTTTGCCCCCACGGATGCATCCGGATGAAGGTTGCCACCCCCGAGGCCCTGGCCGCAGCCGGTGCCGACGCCTCCTTCAAGACCGCGGACGCTGTTGGTAAAGAGTTCAAGGACATGAAGTTCACCATGCAGATCTCTACCTCCGACTGCTGCGGTTGTACCCTCTGTGTGACCGTCTGTCCGGCCCGCAAGAAAGACGCCGACGGTAACAAGACCGAGACCCGCGCTCTGTCCATGGTGATGAACACCGAGGAAATCAAAGAGGAGTCCCTCAAGAACTGGAAGACCTTCCTCGCCCTGCCCGAGGTCGACGAGAGCCTGATCAACGTCGGCACCATCAAGGGCAGCCAGTTCAAACGGCCGCTGTTCGAGTTCTCCGGAGCCTGTGCAGGCTGCGGCGAGACCCCGTACATCAAGCTGGTTACCCAGCTGATCGGCGACCGGATGCTGGCTTCCAACGCCACCGGTTGTTCCTCCATCTACTCCGGCAACCTGCCCACCACCCCGTACTGCAAACGTGAAGACGGACGCGGTCCGGCATGGTCCAACTCGCTGTTCGAGGACAACGCCGAGCACGGTCTGGGTATGCGTCAGGCCGTCGACAAACTGGCCAGCCAGGCTGTCGAACTCCTCGAGATAGCCGTCACCGACGGGTTGATCACCAAAGAGTTGGCTGACTCCCTGACCTCCGCTTCCCAGAAAGATCAAGCCGAGATCGAAGCTCAGCGTGGCCGCGTTGCCGAGTTGAAGGCCGCTCTTGAAGGAAAAACAGACGTCATCGCCACAAGGCTCTACTATGTTGCCGACTACCTGGTGAAAAAATCCGTCTGGATCATCGGTGGCGACGGTTGGGCCTATGACATTGGATACGGTGGTGTTGACCATGTCCTTGCCAGCGGCAAGAACGTCAACATCCTGGTCCTGGATACCGAGGTATACTCCAATACCGGTGGCCAGATGTCCAAATCCACCCCGCGTGCCGCTGTTGCCCAGTTTGCAGCTGGTGGTAAGACCATGCCCAAGAAAAACATGGGCCTGATCTTCTCCACTTTCGGTACCGTTTACGTTGCCCGCATCTCCATCGGTGCCAATCCGCAGCAGGCAATCAAGGCCATCCAGGAAGCCGAGGCCTATGACGGACCGTCCCTGATCATCGCCTACGCACACTGCATCAACCATGGTATCAACATGGCCATGGGTCTGGAGCAGCAGAAGAAGGCTGTTGAGTGTGGTCACTGGTCACTGTTCCGCTACAACCCGGCACTCGAGGCCGAGGGCAAGAACCCGATGATCATCGACTCCAAAGAGCCGACCATCAGCTTTGCCGACTACGCCATGAACGAGAACCGCTACCGGATGCTGAAGATGGCCAATCCCGAAATGGCCGACCAGCTGATGGCCGAGTCGCAGAAGGACGTCGACAAGTCTTGGAAACTGCTGAAAGGCTGGGCCAAGGCTCTTGACGCCGAATAA
- a CDS encoding response regulator, translating into MRILIAEDDLTSRLALAGILNKSGHEVVEAKDGIEAWAILQQADAPRMLILDWMMPRMSGLEVLQRLRAHASPPPCYVLLLTAKTEKNDIIQGLDAGADDYLPKPFDTGELLSRINVGKRMLDMQDRLAEKFRELRKSEGKHRLLLETTSDVIFSCSLEGRFEYANTTFCQEVGLREGEIINKKVQEVFPSGTASQFRAGQELVLGTGQEQCIELSLSPLDDEKWHLTTITPVTNDQGTVVSTLCSAKDITERKRLETYREMGREILYFLNESNQMKASLTRIVECLKLRTGFDAIGIRLQEGGDYPYIEQQGFPADFYCREKALIRRKHNGDICRDEQGNPILECTCGLVISGYTDPNNPLFSPGGSFWTNNSIPLQHLPATKDPRVKPRNVCMQYQYASMALIPIRNKERTIGLLHFNDRRTNRFTASIIATLEGIASHIGTALMRKQAEEEVLSKRKRLKDIIDFLPDATMAIDRTGKVIIWNKAMEQMTGIAAREMIGRGDYAYSIPFYGETRPQLIDLIFAEDEEIDARYPHVFREGETLTTEVLCGSLFGNVGAWVFAKASPLRDQEGEIVGAIETIRDITYKRQMEDKLKHNIAWFKALFNATADSVMLVDPDGNILDLNNNAALRRNLSKDAMRGKNIFDFLPKSASATRSRALEQLLRVRGLIEYNEARQDKYYHIRLYPIMNEHGQIVQVASFSRDITENKIAEEEKKRLQNHLIQVQKMEALGTLSGGIAHDFNNILGAILGYASMARNSCPNDSTMAQYLDRVQEAGGRATNLVRQILMYNRKNPTDRVILQPASIIKEALNLLRPSLPSTITIVKEIQPHTKNIFADPTQVQQILMNLCVNAFHAMEENGGTLKIGLYEHTPSPQEIAQHTGIQSGDFVCLNVEDTGGGVPFEVRDKIFDPYFTTKEKGKGSGMGLAIVQGLVASYGGFVTCESTYRKGTTFCVYFPAYAERAQAEEVKELCLPRGQERILFIDDEVMIAEVGRVMLESLGYHVEAFTCSLDALSRFQSNPSFFDAVITDQTMPGMTGTILAQEFLSMRPDLPIILCTGYSSRISEKQAKSIGIHAFAMKPMVLKDFALLLREVLDNKQTVAPATIQEKDSGAVAEHAR; encoded by the coding sequence ATGCGTATCTTGATCGCCGAAGATGATCTGACTTCCCGCCTTGCCCTTGCTGGTATTCTCAACAAGAGCGGCCATGAAGTGGTTGAGGCCAAAGATGGCATCGAGGCCTGGGCAATCCTACAACAAGCGGATGCTCCGCGGATGTTGATTCTTGACTGGATGATGCCCCGCATGAGTGGGCTGGAGGTATTGCAGCGCTTGCGGGCGCATGCTTCCCCTCCCCCCTGCTATGTTCTTCTGTTGACGGCCAAAACGGAAAAAAACGACATTATCCAAGGACTGGATGCGGGGGCGGATGATTACCTGCCCAAACCCTTTGATACAGGTGAGCTCCTTTCCCGGATCAATGTGGGGAAACGCATGCTCGACATGCAGGACAGGTTGGCCGAAAAGTTCAGGGAACTGAGAAAGAGTGAGGGAAAACATCGTCTCCTTCTGGAAACGACCTCGGATGTGATCTTTTCCTGCTCACTGGAGGGGCGATTTGAATATGCCAACACCACCTTTTGCCAGGAAGTGGGTTTGAGGGAAGGGGAAATTATCAACAAGAAGGTTCAAGAGGTTTTCCCCTCCGGAACGGCCAGCCAATTTAGGGCAGGCCAGGAACTTGTCCTGGGCACGGGTCAAGAACAGTGTATTGAGTTATCTTTGAGCCCCTTGGATGACGAGAAGTGGCATCTGACGACCATTACCCCCGTTACCAACGACCAGGGCACTGTTGTCTCAACTCTCTGCTCCGCCAAGGACATCACGGAACGCAAACGATTGGAAACCTATCGTGAGATGGGCCGGGAAATATTATATTTTCTCAATGAATCCAACCAAATGAAAGCATCACTGACCCGTATCGTCGAGTGCCTGAAGCTCCGGACCGGTTTTGACGCCATCGGTATTCGTCTTCAGGAGGGAGGAGATTATCCCTATATCGAGCAGCAAGGCTTCCCCGCTGATTTTTACTGCCGGGAAAAGGCCCTGATCAGGCGGAAACACAATGGCGACATTTGCCGTGATGAACAGGGCAATCCCATCCTCGAGTGCACCTGCGGCCTGGTCATTTCCGGGTATACCGATCCAAACAACCCATTGTTCAGTCCTGGGGGCAGTTTCTGGACCAACAATTCCATCCCGCTCCAGCATCTCCCGGCAACCAAGGATCCTCGTGTCAAACCGCGCAATGTCTGTATGCAGTATCAGTACGCCTCAATGGCACTTATACCGATCCGCAACAAAGAACGGACGATCGGTCTTCTTCATTTTAACGATCGACGGACAAATCGGTTTACGGCCAGTATCATAGCGACCTTGGAAGGTATCGCCTCACATATCGGGACGGCGCTGATGCGCAAGCAGGCTGAAGAGGAGGTTCTCTCCAAACGAAAACGCTTAAAAGACATTATCGACTTCCTGCCCGATGCCACCATGGCCATTGATCGGACGGGCAAAGTTATTATCTGGAACAAGGCGATGGAGCAGATGACGGGTATTGCTGCCCGAGAAATGATCGGTCGAGGTGACTATGCCTACTCCATCCCATTTTACGGCGAGACCAGACCACAACTGATTGACCTGATCTTTGCAGAGGACGAGGAAATCGACGCACGTTACCCGCATGTCTTCCGTGAGGGCGAAACCCTTACCACCGAAGTATTGTGCGGGTCCCTCTTCGGCAATGTCGGTGCCTGGGTTTTTGCCAAGGCCTCGCCCCTGCGCGATCAGGAGGGTGAGATCGTTGGTGCCATTGAAACCATTCGCGACATAACCTACAAAAGGCAGATGGAGGACAAACTCAAACACAATATCGCCTGGTTCAAGGCGTTGTTCAATGCGACTGCAGACTCGGTGATGCTGGTTGATCCCGATGGCAACATATTGGATTTGAACAACAATGCGGCATTGCGCCGTAATCTCAGCAAGGACGCGATGAGAGGAAAAAATATTTTCGACTTTTTGCCAAAGAGTGCATCGGCAACGAGAAGCCGGGCTCTCGAACAGCTTTTACGGGTGCGGGGCCTTATCGAATACAACGAGGCGCGGCAGGATAAATATTATCATATCCGCCTCTACCCGATCATGAACGAACATGGGCAAATCGTCCAGGTTGCCAGTTTTTCAAGAGATATCACGGAAAACAAAATTGCTGAAGAAGAGAAAAAAAGGTTGCAAAACCACCTGATCCAGGTCCAGAAAATGGAAGCTCTGGGGACCCTTTCCGGTGGTATTGCCCACGATTTCAACAATATTCTCGGGGCAATCCTCGGGTATGCAAGCATGGCGAGGAACTCGTGTCCCAACGATTCAACAATGGCCCAATACCTCGACAGGGTTCAGGAGGCAGGCGGCAGGGCAACCAACCTGGTCCGACAAATTTTGATGTATAATCGCAAAAACCCAACCGACCGAGTTATCCTGCAACCGGCATCGATCATCAAGGAGGCGTTGAACCTGCTGCGCCCTTCCCTGCCGTCAACAATCACAATCGTCAAAGAGATCCAACCCCATACAAAAAACATTTTTGCCGATCCGACACAGGTGCAACAAATTCTCATGAACCTCTGCGTCAACGCCTTTCACGCCATGGAAGAGAACGGAGGCACACTCAAAATCGGCTTGTATGAACACACCCCCTCTCCCCAGGAAATTGCCCAGCACACCGGTATTCAATCGGGAGATTTTGTCTGCCTCAACGTAGAGGATACGGGGGGAGGGGTTCCATTTGAGGTGAGAGATAAAATTTTCGACCCCTATTTCACCACCAAAGAGAAAGGCAAAGGGTCTGGGATGGGACTCGCTATCGTCCAGGGACTGGTTGCAAGTTATGGCGGATTTGTGACCTGCGAAAGTACATACCGCAAGGGGACAACCTTCTGTGTCTACTTTCCGGCATATGCCGAAAGAGCACAGGCAGAGGAGGTCAAGGAACTCTGTCTTCCCCGGGGTCAGGAACGAATTCTCTTTATCGATGACGAGGTGATGATCGCCGAAGTCGGCCGGGTCATGTTGGAAAGCCTCGGATACCATGTTGAGGCATTCACTTGCAGTTTGGATGCGCTGTCTCGATTCCAGAGCAATCCATCGTTCTTCGATGCAGTCATCACCGACCAGACGATGCCGGGTATGACCGGAACGATTCTGGCCCAAGAATTCCTCTCGATGCGGCCTGATCTCCCAATTATTCTCTGCACCGGGTACAGTAGCAGGATCTCGGAAAAACAGGCAAAATCTATCGGCATTCACGCCTTTGCCATGAAACCGATGGTCTTGAAAGACTTTGCGCTTCTCCTCAGAGAGGTTCTGGATAACAAACAGACTGTTGCGCCCGCAACCATACAGGAAAAGGATTCCGGGGCAGTTGCCGAGCACGCCCGGTGA
- a CDS encoding diguanylate cyclase, producing MRILIADDDHTSRRVLEAILQKNGYEVVSTSNGLEAWEILQGQNPPRLVILDWMMPHLNGLEVIRRVRATASEPTPYILLLTARDRKSDIILGLETGADDYLAKPFDPGELRARVEVGRRMVKIQETLRIHQEILQHQATHDPLTGLLNRRSVLDHLHREVSRLERERGVLAVGMGDIDFFKRFNDVYGHQTGDDILCGLTQVFQRHSRQHDVFGRIGGEEFLIIAPGVKKDPPVVWFEHLRNTVHQTPFPTKSGALTCSISIGVTCVRQGQTIDDILEMADHALYQAKNRGRNCVICHEMSV from the coding sequence ATGCGCATCTTAATAGCTGACGACGATCATACGTCTCGAAGGGTTCTCGAGGCGATATTGCAAAAAAACGGGTACGAGGTGGTCTCAACATCCAATGGTCTCGAAGCCTGGGAGATTCTCCAGGGACAGAATCCTCCGCGATTGGTTATCCTTGACTGGATGATGCCTCATCTGAATGGACTGGAAGTGATCCGCCGGGTACGCGCCACTGCCTCGGAACCGACACCGTATATTCTCCTCCTCACCGCACGGGACAGAAAATCCGATATCATTCTCGGCCTGGAGACCGGTGCGGATGATTATTTGGCCAAACCCTTTGATCCGGGGGAATTACGCGCCCGGGTTGAAGTGGGCCGACGGATGGTAAAAATCCAGGAGACCTTGCGTATCCATCAGGAGATACTTCAGCATCAAGCGACCCATGACCCGCTCACCGGCCTGCTCAATCGCCGCTCCGTCCTCGACCACCTGCATCGGGAGGTGTCCAGGTTGGAACGTGAGCGAGGAGTGCTCGCCGTTGGTATGGGCGATATTGATTTCTTCAAACGGTTCAACGATGTCTATGGTCACCAAACCGGGGATGACATCCTCTGCGGACTGACCCAGGTGTTCCAACGCCACTCCCGCCAGCACGATGTTTTTGGTCGAATTGGTGGAGAAGAATTCCTTATCATCGCACCCGGCGTGAAAAAGGACCCCCCTGTTGTGTGGTTTGAACACTTACGAAACACCGTGCACCAGACACCGTTCCCTACCAAATCCGGGGCGCTAACCTGCTCCATCAGTATTGGGGTCACTTGCGTACGTCAAGGGCAAACCATAGATGACATCCTGGAAATGGCTGATCACGCCCTCTACCAGGCCAAGAACCGAGGCCGCAACTGTGTCATTTGTCACGAAATGTCTGTCTGA